One part of the Nostoc sp. PCC 7120 = FACHB-418 genome encodes these proteins:
- a CDS encoding Uma2 family endonuclease codes for MIAQPETKRYTIDEYLELEIASEIRNEYCDGEIIPMTGGTPNHNDIAGNLYILLKSALKSKNYRIFYVDQRLWIPDANLYTYPDVMVLPKPLELQTGCKDTVLNPCFIAEVLSKSTQNYDRGEKFVAYRQIPIFQEYLLIDQYRIHVEHHIKTAPNQWLFSEYDDPTVTLSLSTFELQIQIAELYENIDFSNV; via the coding sequence ATGATTGCTCAACCTGAGACTAAGCGTTACACCATTGATGAGTATTTAGAACTGGAAATCGCTTCAGAAATACGCAACGAATATTGTGATGGAGAAATTATTCCTATGACTGGTGGGACACCCAACCACAACGATATTGCTGGAAATTTGTATATTTTGCTGAAATCTGCCCTAAAAAGCAAAAACTACCGGATTTTCTATGTCGATCAGCGACTCTGGATTCCCGATGCAAATCTCTATACTTACCCTGATGTAATGGTTTTGCCCAAACCCTTAGAACTTCAAACCGGATGCAAAGATACTGTGCTAAACCCTTGCTTTATTGCTGAAGTCTTGTCTAAGTCCACCCAAAACTATGACCGTGGTGAGAAATTTGTTGCCTATCGTCAAATTCCTATCTTCCAAGAATATCTGCTGATTGATCAATACCGGATACACGTTGAGCATCATATTAAAACAGCCCCTAATCAGTGGCTATTTTCAGAATACGACGACCCCACTGTCACCCTTTCTTTAAGCACCTTTGAGTTGCAAATTCAAATTGCCGAACTTTACGAAAATATCGATTTTTCCAACGTTTGA
- the cysE gene encoding serine O-acetyltransferase, with protein sequence MQQSLDGIENPPDSTHTSLVKNLLSGIFLEPLLSDFQIIFERDPAARNWLEVIFCYPGLHAICLHRFAHWLHRRGVVFFPRLISHLARFLTGIEIHPGAVIGKGVFIDHGMGVVIGETAIVGDYALIYQGVTLGGTGKESGKRHPTVGNHVVVGSGAKVLGNIQIGDRARIGAGSVVLRDVPHDCTVVGIPGRIITHKPKTDLSPLEHGKLPDVEADVIRSLLTRIEQLEQKLQTLTNQAKEPELLTKDK encoded by the coding sequence ATGCAACAGTCCTTAGACGGTATCGAGAATCCACCTGATTCGACACATACATCCTTGGTGAAAAATCTACTCTCTGGCATTTTTCTAGAGCCATTGTTGAGTGATTTTCAGATTATTTTTGAACGCGACCCGGCGGCGCGTAATTGGTTGGAGGTAATATTCTGTTACCCCGGACTGCACGCGATTTGTTTGCACCGTTTTGCTCATTGGTTACACCGCCGTGGGGTGGTTTTCTTCCCACGTTTAATTTCTCACTTGGCTAGGTTTCTCACAGGAATTGAGATTCACCCAGGTGCAGTGATTGGTAAAGGTGTGTTTATCGACCACGGGATGGGCGTTGTCATTGGTGAAACGGCGATTGTGGGAGATTATGCCCTAATTTATCAAGGGGTGACTCTGGGCGGTACTGGGAAGGAAAGTGGTAAGCGTCATCCCACCGTCGGGAATCATGTGGTTGTGGGTTCGGGGGCGAAGGTTTTGGGGAATATTCAAATTGGCGATCGCGCGCGGATTGGCGCAGGTTCGGTTGTGTTGCGTGATGTTCCCCATGATTGCACAGTTGTGGGCATTCCTGGGCGGATTATCACCCACAAGCCTAAGACTGATCTCTCTCCTCTGGAACACGGAAAGTTACCTGATGTGGAAGCAGATGTGATTCGTTCTTTGCTGACACGCATCGAACAACTGGAACAAAAACTGCAAACCCTGACAAATCAGGCAAAGGAACCAGAACTGTTGACGAAAGATAAGTAA
- the nifT gene encoding putative nitrogen fixation protein NifT, producing MKVMLRVNDAGNLTVYVPKKDLEEVVVKQTDGAGGKILTLANGWELEFREIPDVANLPKTLEAKKLE from the coding sequence ATGAAAGTGATGTTAAGAGTGAATGATGCCGGTAACTTAACGGTCTACGTTCCTAAAAAAGATTTAGAAGAAGTAGTAGTCAAACAAACAGATGGTGCTGGAGGTAAAATTCTGACTCTAGCTAATGGTTGGGAATTAGAATTTCGGGAAATACCAGATGTAGCTAATTTACCCAAAACATTAGAAGCTAAAAAACTGGAATAA
- a CDS encoding calcium-binding protein, whose product MPTYTGDNNKNIFTAPNDGLAWTISGMGGDDILTGGSQNDTIEGGEGKDTINGGAGFDILKGGDGDDTLIDTEGNIDGGAGTDTLRADYSKYDNGAGVHVGYLGQAQIFSRQTGTGILGYSNIEKFEITGTKYADILQGGVGNDVLKGGAGNDELSGGAGNDTLDGGTGFDILKGGDGDDTLIDTEGNIDGGAGTDTLRADYSRYDNGAGVHVGYLGQAQIFSRLTGTGILGYSNIEKFEITGTNYADILQGGSGNDILKGGAGNDELSGKGGNDTLDGGFGYDTVVYDGNYADYGISFLSNGDLQVIDKNLTNGNDGTDTIRGVEVINFRQGGSYGVVTGTTGNDVLTASNMWSFVFGGGGNDIITGGTGNDTLDGSTGNDTLIGGAGNDTLIGGAGVDTAVYAGNYADYGISFLSNGDLQVIDKNLTNGNDGTDILKGVEVINFTQGGSYGVVTGTTGNNVLTASNMWSFVFGGNGNDTITGGTGNDTLVGGLGADTLTGGLGADKFVFNSLSEGIDVIKDFSWQQGDKIQILGSSFGATSTSQFSFDQNTGGLFFNAQQFATLENKPAGFLTNADIQIV is encoded by the coding sequence ATGCCTACATATACTGGTGATAATAACAAAAATATTTTCACAGCACCTAATGACGGTCTAGCCTGGACAATCTCCGGCATGGGAGGAGATGACATCCTAACTGGTGGAAGTCAAAATGACACGATTGAAGGTGGCGAAGGTAAAGATACCATCAATGGTGGCGCTGGTTTTGATATCCTCAAAGGCGGTGATGGTGATGACACCTTGATTGATACTGAGGGTAATATCGATGGCGGTGCAGGTACTGATACTCTCCGGGCAGACTACAGCAAGTATGACAATGGTGCTGGTGTTCATGTCGGTTATTTAGGACAAGCTCAGATTTTCAGTCGCCAAACTGGTACTGGCATACTTGGTTACAGCAATATTGAAAAGTTTGAGATTACCGGGACAAAATACGCAGATATTCTTCAAGGCGGCGTTGGCAATGACGTTCTCAAAGGTGGAGCCGGCAATGATGAACTGAGTGGTGGTGCTGGTAATGACACCCTTGATGGTGGCACTGGTTTTGATATCCTCAAAGGTGGTGATGGTGATGATACCTTGATTGATACTGAGGGTAATATCGATGGCGGTGCAGGTACTGATACTCTCCGGGCAGACTACAGCAGGTATGACAATGGTGCTGGTGTTCACGTCGGTTATTTAGGACAAGCTCAAATTTTCAGTCGCTTGACTGGTACTGGCATACTTGGTTACAGCAATATTGAAAAGTTTGAGATTACTGGGACAAATTACGCAGATATCCTCCAAGGCGGTAGTGGCAATGACATCCTCAAAGGTGGAGCCGGCAATGATGAACTGAGTGGTAAAGGTGGTAACGATACTCTTGATGGTGGCTTTGGCTATGACACCGTTGTTTATGACGGTAATTATGCAGATTATGGTATCTCTTTCCTGAGCAATGGTGATTTGCAAGTCATTGACAAGAACCTCACCAATGGAAATGACGGTACTGACACCATCAGGGGTGTAGAAGTCATCAACTTTAGACAAGGCGGAAGTTATGGAGTGGTCACAGGTACTACAGGTAATGATGTATTGACCGCATCAAATATGTGGTCATTCGTCTTCGGTGGTGGCGGTAACGACATTATTACTGGTGGGACTGGCAACGATACCTTGGATGGTAGTACTGGCAATGATACGTTGATTGGTGGCGCTGGCAATGATACGTTGATTGGTGGTGCTGGTGTTGATACTGCCGTTTATGCGGGAAATTATGCAGATTATGGTATCTCTTTCCTGAGCAATGGTGATTTGCAAGTCATTGACAAGAACCTCACCAATGGAAATGACGGTACTGACATCCTCAAGGGTGTAGAAGTCATCAACTTTACACAAGGCGGAAGTTATGGAGTGGTCACAGGTACTACTGGTAATAATGTATTGACCGCATCAAATATGTGGTCATTTGTCTTCGGTGGTAATGGTAACGACACTATTACTGGCGGCACTGGCAATGATACTTTAGTCGGAGGGCTTGGTGCTGATACCCTCACAGGTGGACTTGGGGCTGATAAATTTGTCTTTAACTCTCTTTCTGAAGGAATTGATGTGATCAAAGACTTTTCTTGGCAACAAGGAGATAAGATTCAAATTCTCGGCTCTAGTTTTGGTGCAACTTCCACTAGTCAGTTCAGCTTTGACCAGAATACAGGTGGTTTATTCTTTAACGCCCAGCAATTTGCCACTCTTGAGAACAAACCTGCTGGTTTCTTGACAAATGCTGACATCCAAATTGTTTAG
- a CDS encoding Asr1405/Asl0597 family protein, whose amino-acid sequence MLPPCSSQVLQIPLCDRWQIYHRLQELMIPCSCHADGSLRVQINSWLTAILVRSTVMQFLAPRQELIDWLERCWHCNHD is encoded by the coding sequence ATGTTACCACCTTGTAGTTCTCAAGTGTTGCAGATACCATTGTGCGATCGCTGGCAGATTTATCACCGATTGCAAGAGTTGATGATACCCTGTTCCTGTCATGCCGATGGTTCGTTACGGGTGCAAATAAATAGTTGGCTGACTGCAATTTTAGTCCGCAGTACTGTGATGCAATTTCTAGCTCCTCGTCAAGAATTAATAGACTGGCTAGAGCGTTGCTGGCATTGCAACCATGATTAG
- a CDS encoding DUF2949 domain-containing protein — translation MMITTDSKDIELLNFLYNELELSEKDMALALKHREFDNGPLPMLLWQYGLVNLEQLEQILDWLYNEI, via the coding sequence ATGATGATCACCACTGACAGCAAAGATATAGAATTACTCAATTTTTTATATAATGAACTTGAGCTATCTGAGAAGGATATGGCTTTGGCATTGAAGCACCGGGAGTTTGATAATGGGCCTCTACCAATGCTCCTCTGGCAATATGGGTTAGTAAACTTAGAGCAGTTAGAGCAAATTCTAGATTGGTTATATAACGAAATTTAG
- a CDS encoding mechanosensitive ion channel family protein, producing the protein MLFHILAIAGSMAITVVSVPKATAQIPFFPQLPSSISNESDSRVVSDWVYLDGRRLFQIAATKSNLAERRDNIEQNLQEITQNYVRSSATEADIQVRTLNGLPVIYVNNRYLMTITSQDANLGEGDPFTLAESIKESLKQDLQRARRERQTQFIIDQAKIAGAIALAMIIASWGTTQWQRRSLRNGLQSNVSAPPAAKQITTQLNQQQHRHLQEVKRRLFQFTQVGIWGSGNLIILGLFPYTRTFQVAIFTAAQIPLRLAVVCAGTYVAIRLTYALIDRFTTTLISSGALLTPEASERMQLRVSTFSGVTKSIATIVCVGVGILLALVALGIDIVPLLAGASLVGVAVSLASQNLIKDAINGFLIILEDQYALGDVINVGNVGGLVENLNLRMTQVRDSEGRLITIPNSEIKIVANLSSRWSRADLTIPVDYQADIDQALKLINDVAVKMDQDPLWQRQIIETPQVLGIDNFGDRGLIIRVWIKTQPLKQWDVAREYRRRIKIAFDKAGIFIPVPQQAIWVNENQLPHPQENGKAR; encoded by the coding sequence GTGCTATTTCACATTTTGGCGATCGCCGGGTCAATGGCTATCACCGTTGTCTCTGTGCCAAAAGCTACAGCCCAGATACCATTTTTCCCACAACTACCAAGTAGTATCAGCAACGAGTCAGATAGTAGAGTTGTATCCGACTGGGTGTATTTGGATGGTCGCCGTTTATTTCAGATAGCAGCAACCAAAAGCAATCTTGCAGAACGTAGAGACAATATTGAGCAGAATTTGCAAGAAATCACTCAAAATTATGTGCGCTCATCTGCCACAGAAGCAGATATCCAAGTCCGCACACTCAACGGATTACCAGTAATTTATGTCAATAATCGCTACTTAATGACCATTACTTCCCAGGATGCTAATTTGGGAGAGGGAGATCCGTTCACATTAGCCGAAAGTATTAAAGAGTCGTTAAAGCAAGACTTACAACGAGCCAGACGAGAACGACAAACTCAATTTATTATTGACCAAGCGAAAATTGCAGGAGCGATCGCCTTGGCGATGATTATCGCCAGTTGGGGTACAACACAGTGGCAACGCCGTTCTTTGAGGAATGGTTTACAATCTAACGTTTCCGCGCCACCAGCCGCCAAACAGATTACAACCCAGTTAAATCAACAGCAACATCGACATTTGCAAGAAGTCAAAAGAAGGCTGTTTCAGTTCACCCAGGTGGGAATTTGGGGAAGTGGAAATTTGATTATCTTGGGTTTATTTCCCTACACCCGCACCTTTCAAGTAGCTATTTTCACAGCAGCCCAAATTCCTTTACGATTAGCTGTGGTCTGTGCGGGAACTTATGTAGCCATTCGTTTGACCTATGCGCTAATTGACCGCTTTACTACCACTCTCATCAGCAGTGGTGCTTTACTAACGCCTGAAGCCTCAGAACGTATGCAACTGCGTGTTTCTACATTTTCCGGTGTGACTAAAAGTATTGCCACTATCGTCTGTGTGGGAGTTGGGATTTTGCTGGCGCTGGTAGCCTTGGGTATAGATATTGTTCCTTTGCTAGCTGGTGCAAGTTTAGTCGGTGTGGCTGTGTCCCTAGCTTCCCAGAACTTAATTAAAGATGCGATTAATGGCTTTTTGATTATTCTAGAAGACCAGTACGCTTTGGGTGACGTGATTAATGTCGGCAATGTTGGCGGCTTAGTAGAAAATCTCAATCTGCGAATGACTCAAGTACGCGACTCTGAAGGACGCTTAATTACAATTCCCAACAGTGAAATTAAAATTGTCGCCAATCTCTCTAGTCGCTGGTCAAGAGCCGATTTAACCATTCCTGTAGACTATCAGGCAGATATTGACCAAGCTTTAAAGTTGATTAATGATGTAGCCGTAAAAATGGATCAAGACCCCCTCTGGCAAAGACAAATTATTGAAACACCGCAAGTATTAGGGATCGATAACTTTGGCGATCGCGGTTTAATTATTCGTGTCTGGATTAAAACACAACCCCTCAAGCAATGGGATGTAGCCAGAGAATACCGCCGCCGGATCAAAATCGCCTTCGACAAAGCCGGCATTTTTATCCCTGTACCTCAACAAGCCATCTGGGTGAACGAAAATCAGCTACCCCATCCTCAGGAGAATGGTAAGGCTAGGTAA
- a CDS encoding (2Fe-2S) ferredoxin domain-containing protein codes for MGDKFLTLSEFNLEGNFLGFVGKKPRKVKYLSLAIPSGDVLVKLPKKLRGCLSSSLEIGEPINIYGTCKLNRYTGIIKLKAYQVIPFTSNPEQNLPAPPPAKIMVCQKSGCVKRGGDGLLSELEKTLCDRGLLDKVTIEHTGCQKRCSSAPNCVLMLGKKKYKKIHPEAIASLLENYLTGDHLCHAED; via the coding sequence ATGGGTGACAAGTTTTTGACGTTATCAGAGTTTAATCTTGAGGGTAATTTTCTGGGTTTTGTAGGTAAGAAGCCGAGAAAAGTCAAATATTTAAGTTTGGCGATTCCCTCTGGTGATGTGTTAGTTAAACTACCGAAAAAATTACGCGGTTGTTTGAGTTCATCCTTGGAAATAGGTGAACCAATTAATATTTATGGAACCTGTAAGTTAAATAGATATACAGGCATAATTAAACTGAAAGCTTATCAAGTAATACCATTCACTTCTAACCCAGAGCAAAATTTACCAGCACCACCACCAGCTAAAATTATGGTGTGCCAAAAATCTGGTTGTGTGAAACGCGGTGGTGATGGGTTATTGTCGGAATTAGAAAAAACTTTGTGCGATCGCGGTTTACTCGACAAGGTGACAATAGAACACACTGGTTGTCAAAAACGCTGTAGCAGCGCCCCTAACTGTGTTCTCATGTTGGGTAAGAAAAAATACAAGAAAATTCATCCAGAGGCGATCGCTTCTCTGTTAGAAAATTATTTAACTGGTGATCATCTCTGTCACGCAGAGGATTAG
- the nifV gene encoding homocitrate synthase — protein MNKVLINDTTLRDGEQAAGVVFTLEEKVAIAKFLDTIGVPELEVGIPAMGEEEMRAICAISNLGLKANLLAWNRAVISDIKASVACGMERVHIAIPVSGIQIAAKFHGQWRVSLQRLKDCISFAVDQGLWVAVGGEDSSRADENFLLDVALYAQEWGASRFRFCDTVGVLDPFTTYGKVKLLVSALTIPVEVHTHNDFGMATANALAGIKAGASSVNTTVIGLGERAGNAALEEVVMAIKRIYGVDMGIDTPRLLELSQLVAAASGANVPPWKAIVGENTFAHESGIHAHGVLQNPDTYEPFAPEEVGWERRLVVGKHSGRHSVSNLLEQHGIFLNPEETQSVLDAVRQQSIKKKRSLTTEELLNLVKEQRYSHAAR, from the coding sequence ATGAATAAAGTTCTCATTAATGACACTACATTACGTGATGGCGAACAAGCCGCAGGTGTGGTTTTTACCTTAGAAGAGAAAGTGGCGATCGCTAAATTTCTCGATACCATCGGCGTACCCGAATTAGAAGTGGGGATTCCGGCGATGGGTGAGGAAGAAATGCGGGCGATCTGCGCCATTTCTAACTTAGGTTTAAAAGCTAACCTTCTGGCGTGGAACCGCGCTGTGATCTCAGATATCAAAGCTTCTGTTGCTTGCGGGATGGAGCGAGTGCATATTGCGATCCCCGTTTCGGGGATTCAAATCGCCGCAAAATTCCACGGACAATGGCGGGTAAGTCTGCAAAGACTCAAAGATTGTATCAGCTTCGCAGTTGATCAAGGTCTTTGGGTAGCAGTAGGTGGGGAAGATTCCTCTAGGGCTGATGAAAACTTCCTCTTGGATGTAGCATTATACGCCCAAGAATGGGGTGCATCCCGATTTCGTTTCTGTGACACAGTAGGAGTCCTTGATCCTTTCACCACTTACGGGAAAGTTAAGCTACTTGTCTCAGCTTTAACAATTCCTGTAGAAGTCCATACCCACAATGATTTTGGTATGGCGACAGCTAACGCCCTAGCAGGAATTAAAGCTGGAGCCTCATCTGTCAATACTACCGTGATTGGGTTGGGTGAAAGAGCAGGTAACGCCGCCTTAGAAGAAGTCGTCATGGCTATCAAACGCATCTATGGCGTTGATATGGGGATTGACACACCCCGTTTGTTGGAGTTGTCCCAACTGGTAGCAGCAGCCTCCGGTGCTAATGTCCCACCTTGGAAGGCGATCGTTGGTGAAAATACCTTTGCTCACGAATCAGGTATTCATGCACATGGTGTACTGCAAAATCCTGATACCTATGAACCATTCGCACCTGAAGAGGTCGGTTGGGAACGCCGCTTAGTTGTAGGTAAACATTCTGGCAGACATTCAGTCTCCAACTTGCTAGAACAGCATGGTATTTTTTTGAACCCAGAAGAAACCCAGTCTGTTTTAGATGCAGTGCGCCAACAGTCAATTAAGAAAAAACGCAGTTTGACTACAGAAGAACTGTTGAACTTGGTCAAAGAACAGAGGTATTCTCATGCAGCGCGATGA
- the leuD gene encoding 3-isopropylmalate dehydratase small subunit → MVSEVREVTGRAIPLVGNDIDTDRIIPARYLKAITFDGLREGAFIDDRTALKGAHPFDQPQYQDANILIVNRNFGCGSSREHAPQALSKWGIQAVIGESFAEIFFGNCVAIGVPCVTADEAIVKQLQELVAANPQANVSINLETLQVQVGDFIAPISIGEGTRSTFITGAWDACGQLVANTEQVRVTAAKLPYVSWGKLAAS, encoded by the coding sequence ATGGTCAGTGAAGTTAGAGAAGTTACAGGGCGTGCCATACCTTTAGTGGGTAATGATATTGATACCGATCGCATTATTCCGGCTCGTTATCTCAAAGCCATTACCTTTGATGGGTTACGTGAAGGTGCGTTTATTGATGACCGCACAGCCTTGAAAGGGGCGCATCCTTTTGACCAACCGCAGTATCAAGACGCGAATATCCTTATAGTTAACCGCAACTTTGGCTGCGGTTCCTCACGGGAACACGCACCGCAAGCCCTCTCTAAATGGGGGATTCAAGCCGTTATTGGTGAAAGCTTTGCAGAAATCTTCTTCGGTAATTGCGTAGCCATTGGTGTGCCTTGTGTAACGGCTGATGAGGCGATCGTTAAACAACTGCAAGAGTTAGTAGCCGCTAATCCTCAAGCTAATGTCAGCATCAACTTAGAAACTCTGCAAGTACAAGTTGGTGATTTCATTGCGCCAATCTCCATTGGTGAAGGAACCAGAAGCACCTTTATTACTGGGGCTTGGGATGCTTGCGGTCAGTTGGTAGCGAACACCGAGCAAGTGCGGGTAACAGCTGCTAAGTTACCTTATGTGAGTTGGGGTAAGCTGGCTGCGAGTTAG
- the ahcY gene encoding adenosylhomocysteinase, translating into MTATSPRLKHEVKDLALAPLGRQRIEWAGREMPVLRQIRDRFAQEKPFAGLRLVACAHITTETAHLAIALKAGGADAVLIASNPLSTQDDVAASLVLDHEIPVFAQKGEDNATYNRHVQIALDHRPNIIIDDGSDVVATLVQERQHQIADLIGTTEETTTGIVRLRAMFKDGVLTFPAVNVNDADTKHFFDNRYGTGQSTLDGIIRATNILLAGKNVVVVGYGWCGKGTALRARGMGANVIVTEIDPIKAIEAVMDGFRVLPMAEAAPQGDIFITVTGNKHVVRGEHFDVMKDGAIVCNSGHFDLELDLKYLAANAKEIKEVRPFTEEYKLTNGKSVVVLGQGRLINLAAAEGHPSAVMDMSFANQALACEYLVKNKGKLAPGLHSIPVEVDQEIARLKLQAMGIYIDSLTPEQIEYINSWTSGT; encoded by the coding sequence ATGACCGCAACTTCTCCCCGATTAAAGCACGAGGTTAAAGACCTCGCCCTCGCTCCCTTGGGAAGACAGCGTATTGAATGGGCTGGACGGGAAATGCCGGTATTGCGGCAAATCCGCGATCGCTTTGCCCAAGAAAAACCCTTTGCTGGACTTCGCCTTGTGGCTTGCGCCCACATCACCACAGAAACAGCACATTTGGCGATCGCCTTAAAAGCTGGTGGTGCAGACGCTGTATTGATTGCTAGTAACCCCTTATCAACTCAAGATGACGTAGCTGCTAGCCTCGTCTTAGACCACGAAATCCCCGTATTTGCTCAAAAAGGCGAAGATAACGCCACCTACAATCGCCACGTCCAAATAGCTTTAGATCACCGTCCCAATATCATCATTGATGATGGTAGTGACGTAGTGGCAACTTTGGTACAAGAACGCCAACATCAAATTGCTGATTTGATTGGTACCACTGAAGAAACTACTACCGGTATTGTCCGTTTACGCGCCATGTTTAAAGATGGCGTTCTCACCTTCCCCGCAGTCAACGTTAACGACGCAGACACCAAGCATTTCTTTGATAACCGCTACGGTACTGGTCAATCTACCTTAGACGGGATTATCCGCGCTACAAATATTTTGTTAGCTGGTAAGAACGTCGTCGTTGTCGGTTACGGCTGGTGTGGTAAGGGTACAGCCCTGCGCGCCCGTGGCATGGGTGCAAACGTCATCGTTACCGAAATCGACCCCATCAAAGCCATTGAAGCTGTTATGGATGGTTTCCGCGTCCTGCCAATGGCGGAGGCTGCGCCCCAAGGTGATATCTTTATCACTGTGACTGGTAACAAGCACGTTGTTCGGGGTGAACACTTCGATGTGATGAAAGACGGTGCGATCGTTTGTAACTCTGGTCACTTTGATTTGGAACTTGATTTAAAATACTTGGCTGCTAACGCCAAAGAAATCAAGGAAGTCCGTCCTTTCACCGAAGAATATAAATTGACAAACGGTAAATCCGTCGTCGTTCTAGGACAAGGACGTTTGATAAACCTAGCTGCGGCTGAAGGACACCCAAGCGCAGTTATGGATATGAGTTTTGCTAACCAAGCTTTAGCTTGTGAATACCTGGTGAAGAATAAGGGTAAGTTAGCTCCTGGGTTACACTCAATTCCTGTTGAGGTTGATCAAGAAATTGCTCGCTTGAAGTTGCAAGCAATGGGTATTTACATCGATAGTTTGACTCCTGAGCAAATTGAGTACATTAATTCTTGGACTAGTGGAACTTGA
- a CDS encoding nitrogen fixation protein NifZ, whose protein sequence is MQRDENELESEPVYEIGEKVRLRKQIKNDGTFPGRDLGEILAKKGEIGYVSSIGTFLQRSYIYAVHFLEKGIIVGCREKELESAEENHESDVKSE, encoded by the coding sequence ATGCAGCGCGATGAAAACGAGTTAGAGTCAGAACCCGTTTATGAGATTGGCGAAAAAGTCCGGCTTCGTAAACAAATTAAAAATGATGGCACATTTCCAGGCAGAGACCTTGGGGAAATCTTAGCGAAAAAAGGAGAAATTGGTTACGTATCTAGTATAGGTACTTTCTTACAACGTTCCTATATTTATGCCGTGCATTTCTTGGAAAAAGGAATCATTGTTGGTTGTCGAGAAAAAGAACTAGAATCTGCCGAGGAAAACCATGAAAGTGATGTTAAGAGTGAATGA